From Acidothermus cellulolyticus 11B, a single genomic window includes:
- a CDS encoding aldo/keto reductase, translating to MEIRYLGTSGLAVGWLGLGTALWGRDTDEHEAAEQLRDFVESGGQLIDTGDAYGGGAAEAVVGALLAGRFARSDVVLAVKTGGGAPDAAAGDADLSRRGLLAALDGSLRRLGVDHIDLWQIDGVDPVTPLEETLSALDIAVSSGRVRYVGLANFCGWRTAKAAAWQAAWPGRARLISNQVEYSLLQRGVEREVVPAMRDAGMSILAWSPLGRGVLTGKYRTGIPADSRAASDHLAAFVQPYLGPESTRIVNAVCTAAQGLGVSPLAVALAWVRDRPGVGGVLVGARTAAQLRGILAECDLTLPAEISAALDEVSAVPSGYPERTAAERATAGPSPAFS from the coding sequence GTGGAAATCCGGTACCTCGGCACGAGCGGATTGGCGGTCGGGTGGCTGGGCCTCGGCACGGCGTTGTGGGGCCGCGACACCGATGAGCATGAAGCCGCCGAGCAGCTGCGGGATTTCGTGGAGAGCGGCGGACAGCTGATCGACACCGGTGACGCGTACGGCGGCGGTGCAGCTGAAGCGGTGGTCGGCGCGTTGCTCGCCGGCCGGTTTGCCCGCTCCGACGTCGTCCTTGCGGTCAAGACCGGCGGCGGAGCTCCGGACGCCGCGGCCGGCGACGCGGATTTGTCGCGGCGTGGGCTGCTGGCCGCGTTGGATGGGTCGCTGCGCCGGCTCGGTGTCGACCACATTGACCTGTGGCAGATTGACGGCGTTGACCCGGTGACGCCGCTCGAGGAAACCCTGTCGGCGCTGGATATCGCGGTGAGCTCGGGGCGGGTCCGGTACGTGGGGTTGGCAAATTTCTGTGGGTGGCGAACGGCGAAAGCCGCGGCATGGCAGGCAGCCTGGCCGGGCCGCGCACGTTTGATTTCCAACCAGGTCGAGTATTCGTTGCTGCAGCGGGGTGTTGAGCGGGAGGTGGTACCGGCGATGCGGGACGCCGGAATGTCGATTCTCGCGTGGTCCCCGCTGGGCCGGGGGGTGCTGACCGGTAAGTATCGCACCGGGATTCCAGCGGATTCGCGGGCGGCCAGCGACCATCTTGCGGCATTCGTCCAGCCCTACCTTGGCCCGGAATCCACGCGCATCGTGAACGCCGTGTGTACGGCTGCGCAGGGGCTGGGGGTTTCCCCGCTGGCAGTGGCGCTGGCATGGGTGCGGGATCGACCGGGTGTCGGCGGCGTGCTGGTCGGCGCGCGGACCGCGGCCCAGCTGCGCGGGATTCTCGCGGAATGTGACCTGACGCTGCCGGCGGAAATCAGCGCAGCGCTCGACGAGGTTTCCGCGGTGCCGTCTGGATATCCGGAGCGGACGGCCGCTGAGCGGGCGACGGCCGGCCCGTCGCCGGCGTTTTCCTGA
- a CDS encoding histidine phosphatase family protein encodes MTTVIFLRHGLTESTGRLLTGRMPGVHLDSRGLAQAADLAKRLAGIRLSAIVSSPLERCRETVQPIADQTGLPIEIEPGVIECGYGDWTGRDLRHLTKDPLWRILQTHPSSVVFPGAEGESLRAVQYRAVDAVRAWNARLGAKAAWLCCTHADVIRLVLADALGMHLDEFQRLIIDPCSVSIVRYTTTRPFVLRVNDTGGDLASLIEPAARRRSRGSTRPRATP; translated from the coding sequence GTGACCACGGTCATCTTCCTCCGCCACGGACTCACCGAGTCGACCGGACGGCTGCTCACCGGCCGGATGCCCGGCGTCCACCTCGACAGCCGCGGCCTCGCCCAGGCAGCTGACTTAGCCAAACGGCTCGCCGGGATCCGGCTCTCCGCCATCGTGAGCAGCCCGCTTGAGCGGTGCCGGGAGACCGTTCAACCGATCGCAGACCAGACCGGCCTACCGATCGAGATCGAGCCCGGTGTCATCGAATGCGGATACGGCGACTGGACCGGCCGAGACCTCCGGCACCTCACCAAGGATCCGCTCTGGCGGATCCTCCAGACCCATCCCAGCTCGGTGGTTTTCCCCGGTGCAGAGGGCGAATCGCTGCGGGCCGTGCAGTACCGGGCGGTGGACGCCGTCCGCGCGTGGAACGCCCGGCTCGGCGCCAAGGCCGCCTGGCTCTGCTGCACCCACGCCGACGTGATCCGGCTCGTCCTCGCCGACGCCCTCGGGATGCACCTCGACGAATTCCAGCGGCTGATCATCGATCCGTGCTCGGTCAGCATTGTCCGGTACACCACCACCCGCCCCTTCGTCCTGCGCGTCAACGACACCGGCGGCGATCTCGCTTCCCTGATCGAGCCGGCCGCCCGCCGGCGTTCCCGAGGATCCACCCGTCCGCGCGCCACGCCATAA
- a CDS encoding DUF3090 domain-containing protein: MPREVYVYDTPDRVVIGTVGQPGHRTFFLQVRENDRLTSVVLEKAQVAVLAERLDAMLDEVVRVSGGVASVPAVAPADLDDDAPLDEPIVEAFRVGALGLGWDPETEQVVIEAQAIDPDAEEEILVEDDDADGPPLLRIRMSGAVARAFAKRALAVVAAGRPTCQFCGQPIDPTGHICARANGHKPHGSS, translated from the coding sequence ATGCCCCGCGAGGTGTACGTCTACGACACCCCCGACCGCGTCGTCATCGGCACGGTCGGGCAGCCCGGACACCGTACGTTTTTCCTTCAGGTCCGCGAGAACGATCGGCTCACCAGCGTCGTCTTGGAGAAGGCCCAAGTCGCGGTGCTCGCCGAGCGGTTGGACGCCATGCTCGACGAAGTCGTCCGCGTCTCCGGCGGTGTCGCGTCCGTCCCCGCGGTCGCACCGGCCGACCTGGACGACGACGCGCCCCTGGACGAGCCAATTGTCGAGGCATTCCGTGTCGGTGCACTCGGGCTCGGCTGGGATCCGGAGACTGAGCAGGTCGTCATCGAAGCGCAAGCCATCGACCCCGACGCCGAGGAGGAAATCCTCGTCGAGGACGACGACGCCGACGGCCCGCCGCTGCTGCGGATCCGCATGTCCGGAGCGGTCGCCCGGGCATTCGCCAAACGCGCACTGGCCGTCGTCGCCGCCGGCCGGCCGACCTGCCAATTCTGCGGACAACCCATCGACCCGACCGGTCACATCTGCGCACGGGCCAACGGTCACAAGCCGCACGGCTCTTCCTAA
- a CDS encoding SCO1664 family protein: MTNYDDAEVRHVLAEGELRVEGRLVDASNTTLYACARLGGCEIPCVYKPIAGERPLWDFPDGTLAYREVAAYLVSQATGWGIVPPTVLRDGPFGPGACQVWVEVDPDVDLLELLRSDHPGLQRIAVFDAVVNNADRKGGHLLPTKAGHIFGVDHGVCFAVEDKLRTVLWQWRSQPLPADAVETLRALRDKLAGDLGAELAALLSRQEIAATRRRVNRLLATRRFPEPPEHWPAIPWPPL, translated from the coding sequence ATGACCAATTACGACGACGCCGAAGTGCGGCACGTGCTCGCCGAGGGCGAGCTCCGGGTGGAAGGGCGGCTCGTCGACGCGTCGAACACCACCCTGTACGCCTGTGCGCGGCTCGGTGGCTGTGAGATTCCGTGCGTGTACAAGCCGATCGCCGGGGAGCGGCCGCTGTGGGATTTTCCCGACGGCACGCTCGCGTACCGGGAGGTGGCGGCGTACCTCGTCTCGCAAGCAACCGGCTGGGGCATCGTCCCGCCGACCGTGCTCCGCGACGGCCCGTTCGGCCCGGGTGCCTGCCAGGTCTGGGTGGAGGTGGACCCGGACGTCGATCTCCTCGAGTTGCTGCGCAGCGACCATCCGGGGCTGCAGCGGATCGCGGTCTTCGACGCTGTGGTCAACAACGCCGACCGCAAGGGCGGTCACCTGCTGCCGACCAAGGCTGGTCACATCTTCGGTGTCGACCACGGCGTCTGCTTCGCGGTCGAGGACAAGCTGCGGACCGTGCTCTGGCAATGGCGGTCCCAGCCGCTGCCCGCTGACGCCGTCGAGACGCTGCGCGCCCTTCGCGACAAGCTGGCCGGCGACTTGGGCGCCGAGCTCGCCGCCCTGCTCTCCCGGCAGGAAATTGCGGCCACCCGTCGCCGCGTGAACCGGCTGCTGGCGACCCGGCGGTTCCCCGAACCGCCGGAGCACTGGCCGGCGATCCCATGGCCGCCGCTGTAA
- the mshC gene encoding cysteine--1-D-myo-inosityl 2-amino-2-deoxy-alpha-D-glucopyranoside ligase — translation MHAWPAPKIPSLPGRNRLPSLFDTASRRLVTVGSQQGASMYVCGITPYDATHLGHAATYVAFDLLVRTWHDAGVTVRYAQNVTDVDDPLLERARQVDQPWEAIAARETAKFRADMAALRVVPPDRYVGVVESLPQIIGLIEVLRSRGLTYELDGDQYFATHAIPDFGAVSHLGRDDMIALFAARGGDPDRAGKKDPLDALLWRGKRPEEPSWPAPFGRGRPGWHVECAAIALTHLPLPLDVQGGGADLVFPHHDMTAAQAEAATGRRFARAYVHTGLVAYQGEKMSKSLGNLVFVSDLCAAGADPMAVRLALLDHHYRTEWEWTPRLLDEATDRLAEWRAAVRRPRGAPGDGLLAAVRDRLADDLDAPGAIALIDEWTTQDGDDPDAPTLVAAMADALLGVHL, via the coding sequence ATGCACGCCTGGCCAGCTCCGAAGATTCCGAGTCTGCCGGGTCGCAACCGCTTGCCGAGCCTGTTCGATACGGCGAGCCGCCGTCTGGTCACCGTTGGCTCGCAGCAGGGCGCGTCGATGTACGTCTGTGGCATCACGCCGTACGACGCCACCCACCTCGGGCACGCCGCCACGTACGTCGCCTTCGACCTGCTCGTCCGGACCTGGCACGACGCCGGGGTGACGGTCCGTTACGCACAGAACGTCACCGACGTTGACGATCCGCTGCTGGAACGGGCCCGGCAGGTTGACCAACCGTGGGAAGCCATCGCCGCCCGGGAAACCGCGAAATTCCGGGCGGACATGGCGGCGTTGCGCGTCGTCCCGCCGGACCGCTACGTCGGCGTCGTCGAATCCCTGCCCCAGATCATCGGCCTCATCGAGGTGCTCCGATCCCGCGGTTTGACCTACGAGCTGGACGGCGACCAGTACTTCGCGACGCACGCGATCCCCGACTTCGGGGCCGTCAGCCATCTCGGCCGCGACGACATGATTGCCCTGTTCGCCGCGCGTGGCGGCGACCCCGACCGTGCCGGGAAGAAAGACCCGCTGGACGCCTTGCTCTGGCGGGGCAAGCGGCCGGAGGAGCCAAGTTGGCCGGCGCCGTTCGGCCGTGGCCGGCCGGGCTGGCACGTCGAGTGCGCCGCGATTGCGCTGACCCATCTGCCGCTGCCGCTGGACGTGCAGGGCGGAGGAGCGGACCTGGTCTTCCCGCATCACGACATGACCGCCGCACAGGCCGAGGCGGCAACCGGACGCCGGTTCGCCCGCGCATACGTGCACACCGGCCTCGTCGCCTATCAAGGCGAGAAAATGTCGAAATCTCTGGGAAATCTGGTCTTCGTCTCGGACCTGTGTGCAGCCGGCGCCGACCCGATGGCGGTCCGGCTCGCCTTGCTCGATCACCACTACCGCACCGAATGGGAGTGGACGCCGCGGCTGCTCGACGAAGCGACCGATCGACTCGCCGAATGGCGGGCTGCGGTCCGGCGGCCGAGGGGAGCGCCGGGGGACGGCCTGCTCGCCGCCGTCCGGGACCGGCTCGCCGACGACCTCGACGCACCCGGGGCGATTGCCCTCATCGACGAGTGGACGACGCAGGACGGCGACGACCCGGATGCGCCCACCTTGGTCGCCGCGATGGCCGACGCGTTACTCGGCGTACACCTGTGA
- a CDS encoding PAC2 family protein, whose protein sequence is MIEFSELRPLRNPVMITAFEGWNDAAEAATDAIETLELAWHAEPIAEIDPEEYYDFQVNRPTVALIDGVSRRIAWPTSRLSIASPPESGRDVVLLRGLEPNMRWRTFCAELLDAAGRLGVTEVVNLGALLSDSPHSRPVPVTGSATDSAAARRLGLEQSHYEGPTGIVGVFNDACIQAGLPSVSLWAAVPHYVASPPCPKATLALLRHLEVVLDIPMPYGDLPELAIAWERGVDQLAEEDSEIAEYVRSLEQQKDDDDVPEGAGEAIAREFERYLRHRREGQS, encoded by the coding sequence GTGATCGAGTTCTCCGAGCTCCGGCCGCTGCGGAACCCGGTCATGATTACAGCGTTTGAGGGGTGGAACGACGCGGCAGAGGCCGCTACTGACGCGATCGAGACGTTGGAGCTTGCCTGGCACGCCGAGCCGATCGCCGAGATCGACCCGGAGGAGTACTACGACTTCCAGGTGAACCGGCCGACCGTGGCGCTGATCGACGGAGTGAGCCGGCGGATCGCGTGGCCGACGTCGCGATTGTCGATCGCCAGCCCGCCGGAGAGCGGTCGTGACGTCGTCCTGCTGCGCGGTCTGGAGCCGAACATGCGGTGGCGGACCTTCTGCGCCGAACTGCTCGACGCCGCCGGACGGCTCGGGGTGACCGAGGTCGTCAACCTCGGCGCGCTGCTCTCCGACTCTCCGCACAGCCGACCGGTGCCGGTGACCGGCAGCGCGACCGATTCGGCGGCGGCCCGCCGCCTCGGTCTCGAGCAATCGCATTACGAAGGTCCGACCGGCATTGTCGGTGTCTTCAACGACGCGTGCATTCAGGCCGGGCTGCCCTCGGTGTCGCTCTGGGCGGCGGTCCCGCATTACGTCGCGTCGCCACCGTGCCCGAAGGCGACGTTGGCGCTGCTGCGCCACCTGGAGGTGGTTCTGGACATTCCCATGCCGTACGGGGATCTCCCCGAGCTCGCGATCGCGTGGGAGCGCGGCGTGGACCAGCTTGCCGAGGAGGACAGCGAAATCGCGGAGTATGTCCGCTCTCTCGAGCAGCAGAAGGACGACGACGACGTGCCCGAGGGAGCCGGCGAGGCGATTGCCCGCGAATTCGAACGGTATTTGCGGCACCGCCGGGAAGGGCAGAGCTGA